The following proteins come from a genomic window of Carassius gibelio isolate Cgi1373 ecotype wild population from Czech Republic chromosome B8, carGib1.2-hapl.c, whole genome shotgun sequence:
- the LOC127963095 gene encoding uncharacterized protein LOC127963095: MWATAFLAIAVVVCAVSSDRSLEDKGRVELQRVRELSQQPRYGECWSRALEKIQSSCKEFSDDVQSKIALSFTHCHLQRSGRSFPDCPEDSDVKTCTQDMDPVAFNTYTEFFTHAHSICHYLQSERWQQKAESTIHRLTESSAGVAEQLASTQRMAEDLVVAQSAALKSQESILRNGEELKSTLQDSTQGLRDVFVEMRHSAQEQQVAFAEIFNRVAFLQSFIMSETHTFSSLFYNALGFGASFFLTSVRRTAGARFFLFGLVALNIYLERMICKTVLESEDHGFQQMEKIAFLVGLLRKFMVLIGCLVLLYFALRYRNISRESLEILKELKETRSDLQQALQKAECLSASVDEWKRSRPKHWQSKWEERDDSLVVLHPSSVVNAALSTFSASPDTRHYETRSTSEAQKRRQRHTSGSRTRTSSVTVYSVLVDDNEPRYSLRSRKSLNGPDVRGVKD; this comes from the exons ATGTGGGCCACGGCATTTTTGGCCATCGCTGTTGTTGTGTGCGCCGTGAGTAGCGACAGAAGTTTGGAGGACAAGGGCCGCGTGGAATTGCAGCGAGTGCGTGAACTGTCGCAGCAGCCGCGATACGGCGAGTGCTGGTCACGAGCGCTGGAGAAAATACAATCGAGCTGCAAAGAGTTCAGTGATGATGTGCAGAGCAAAATCGCTTTGTCCTTCACACACTGCCACCTGCAAAG gTCAGGTCGTAGTTTCCCAGATTGTCCTGAAGATAGTGATGTCAAAACCTGCACTCAAGACATGGATCCTGTGGCCTTCAACACTTACACTGAGTTTTTTACCCATGCACACAGTATATGTCATTACTTACAGAGTGAGCGCTGGCAACAAAAAGCTGAGAGCACCATTCATCG GTTGACTGAGAGTTCAGCGGGGGTCGCGGAGCAGCTGGCCTCCACCCAGCGGATGGCAGAAGATCTGGTCGTGGCCCAGAGTGCCGCGCTGAAATCCCAGGAAAGCATCCTTCGCAATGGAGAGGAACTCAAGAGCACCCTGCAAGACTCCACTCAAG GCCTGAGAGATGTGTTTGTGGAGATGAGGCATTCTGCACAGGAGCAGCAGGTGGCATTTGCGGAGATCTTTAACCGTGTAGCTTTCCTCCAGAGCTTCATCATGTCTGAAACGCACACGTTTAGTTCCCTCTTCTACAACGCCCTGGGCTTTGGCGCCTCTTTCTTTCTGACTTCTGTCCGGCGCACAGCTGGAGCAAG atttttcCTTTTTGGACTTGTGGCTTTGAATATATACCTCGAAAGGATGATCTGTAAGACGGTGTTGGAAAGCGAGGACCATGGTTTCCAACAGATG GAGAAAATAGCCTTTTTAGTTGGTCTTCTAAGAAAATTCATGGTTCTAATTGGCTGCCTTGTTCTGCTGTACTTCGCTCTGCGCTACCGCAATATCAGCCGAGAGAGTCTTGAAATCCTGAAGGAGCTCAAAGAGACTCGCTCTGATCTTCAGCAGGCCTTGCAAAAAGCAG AATGTCTCTCGGCATCTGTGGATGAATGGAAGAGGTCCAGACCAAAACACTGGCAGAGCAAGTGGGAAGAGCGAGATGACAGTTTAGTTGTTCTGCATCCCTCTAGCGTCGTGAATGCGGCCCTGTCCACATTCTCTGCATCTCCGGACA CCAGACATTATGAGACACGGAGCACGTCAGAAGCCCAGAAGAGACGTCAGCGGCACACGTCAGGGTCTCGTACACGGACGTCTTCTGTCACGGTGTACAGTGTGCTGGTGGATGACAATGAG